DNA sequence from the Acidobacteriota bacterium genome:
CGGAGGGACGGTCACGGCGGGAGCGGGAGACGGCGTTTCCTTCCGTGGACGCGCGGATGGCGCGCCGGGTGGGCCGGGCGCCGGCGTGTTCTCCAGGCCGCGGATCGCGGCCTCCGCCTCGGGCCATGCGGGCAGCGCGCGCACGCGCCGGAAATCGTCGTCTGCCGAGATGTCGTGCGCGACCCCGAGTTCGGTGGCGAGACGCTGCAGCGTGACGAGCGCGTCGTGCGGGCGGCCGCTGACGCTCTGCGCTCGCGCCAGCAGCAGCCACAGATCCGGATCGCGGCGACCCCGCGTCTGCACGGCACGCCAGGCAAGGTCGTGAAACGTTTCCTCGTCGGCGCGCGCGTGCGCCTGGAGCGCGAGGTCGCGGCACGCCTGCCACTCGCGGCAGTCGGGACGCGCCGGCTGGATGGATGGGGCTGCGCCGATCGTCAGAAGCGCGGTGACGAAGATGACAGGGAGCAGGGAATGCACGCGGCGCCGGGCATCAATCTTACCCGAAGGGCCTGATATGATCCCGCGTCGTGCAGTCGTTACCCCATCTCTTCGAGAACAACCGCCAGTGGGCGTCGAAGCAGCGGTTCGGCCAGCCGGAGTTTTTCGCCAGGCTGGCCCAGCAGCAGGCGCCCGACTACCTCTGGATCGGCTGCTCGGACAGCCGTGTCCCGGCGAACGAGATTGTCGGCCTCATGCCGGGCGAGCTGTTCGTGCATCGCAACGTCGCCAACCTGGTGGTGCACACGGACCTGAACTGCCTGTCCGTGCTGCAGTACGCGGTAGAGGTGCTCGAGGTCAGCCACGTGATCGTCTGTGGCCACTACGGCTGCGGGGGCGTGGGGGCGGCGTTGTCCGGCGCGCGGCTGGGGTTGATCGACAACTGGCTTCGACACGTGCGGGAGGTGCAGGAGCGCCACCGCGCGCGGATCGCCGCGGCGCCCGCGTGGGCGCGCGCGGACCGGCTCTGCGAGTTGAACGTGATCGAGCAGGTCCGCCATGTCGGCGAGACGACCGTCGTGCAGGACGCGTGGCACCGCGGCCAGCGCCTCCACGTACACGGCTGGATCTACGCCCTGCAGGACGGCCTGTTGCGCGATCTGCAGGTGTCGGCCTCCAGCCCGGCCGAACTTGCCGCCGCCTACGAGGAGGCCATCGAGCATTTCGGTGCGGAGCGACGGTGACCGCCTCGATCGAGACCGATCGGCTGCTGCTGCGGCGCCCCGCCGCGTCGGACGTGGCGGCGATGTTCGAGCGTTACGCGTCCGATCCCGACGCGACGCGATATCTCGGATGGCCGCGACATCGCTCGCTTGAGGACACGCGGGCCTTTCTGGCCTTCAGCGACGCCGAGTGGGCGCGGTGGCCCGCCGGGCCCTACGTCATTGTCGATCGCGGCACGTCACGGCTTCTCGGCGGCACGGGGCTCGCGTTCGAGCGCGCCGACCGCGCGATGACCGGTTACGTGCTGGCGAAAGACGCGTGGGGACGCGGCTACGCCACCGAAGCGCTGCGCGCGATGGTGGGTCTCGCGCGCGACCTCGGCGTCACGCGGCTGTACGCGCTCTGTCACACGGC
Encoded proteins:
- the can gene encoding carbonate dehydratase, whose product is MQSLPHLFENNRQWASKQRFGQPEFFARLAQQQAPDYLWIGCSDSRVPANEIVGLMPGELFVHRNVANLVVHTDLNCLSVLQYAVEVLEVSHVIVCGHYGCGGVGAALSGARLGLIDNWLRHVREVQERHRARIAAAPAWARADRLCELNVIEQVRHVGETTVVQDAWHRGQRLHVHGWIYALQDGLLRDLQVSASSPAELAAAYEEAIEHFGAERR
- a CDS encoding GNAT family N-acetyltransferase, whose protein sequence is MTASIETDRLLLRRPAASDVAAMFERYASDPDATRYLGWPRHRSLEDTRAFLAFSDAEWARWPAGPYVIVDRGTSRLLGGTGLAFERADRAMTGYVLAKDAWGRGYATEALRAMVGLARDLGVTRLYALCHTAHRPSWHVLEKCGFAREAARPGAHEFPNLASGDPQDVFCYARAL